The following proteins come from a genomic window of Terribacillus aidingensis:
- a CDS encoding Na+/H+ antiporter subunit E, producing the protein MAFQVCINLLIAFMWMFLGESYSIAGFVTGYIVGIALLFLLRRFLKGPFYLWRGYKILVLALIFIKELILSNFEITKLVYARRLDINPGIFTLETELKTDWEITLLATLITLTPGTVTMAVSPDKKELYIHAMDIVDMKDAVHAIKNSFEKHIMEVTR; encoded by the coding sequence ATGGCTTTTCAAGTCTGTATAAACCTATTGATTGCCTTCATGTGGATGTTCCTCGGAGAGTCATATAGTATTGCCGGATTCGTAACAGGTTACATCGTTGGTATCGCCTTATTATTCCTGCTGCGCCGCTTCCTTAAAGGTCCGTTCTATTTATGGCGAGGATACAAGATTTTGGTCCTGGCGCTGATTTTTATCAAAGAGCTGATCCTTTCTAATTTCGAAATCACAAAACTTGTCTATGCAAGGCGCCTAGATATAAACCCCGGTATCTTTACACTCGAGACAGAACTAAAAACAGATTGGGAAATTACCTTATTAGCAACTCTGATTACACTAACTCCCGGAACTGTCACCATGGCCGTTTCACCTGATAAAAAGGAGCTCTATATCCATGCCATGGATATCGTTGACATGAAAGACGCTGTGCATGCCATCAAAAATAGCTTTGAGAAGCACATCATGGAGGTGACACGATGA
- a CDS encoding Na+/H+ antiporter subunit D, with protein MTNFAILPILIPFLAGILLAFIHNRILLTRRLAMLLAIVHLITMGLLLYRVLLDGSIVLEAGDWIAPYGIILVLDPLSTLLVLTTSIILLAVVWYAPASVSEEQEGFYFYTFVFLLVTGVSGAFVTGDLFNLFVFFEVLLMASYALITHGGKKVQLRESIKYVLINLFSSMLFVTAVSYIYAVLGTVNMAQLAERAAASDQPGIITTVAILLFFVFATKGAAFPLYYWMPHSYIVPNPVVSALFGALLTKVGVYSLIRTFTLIFHQQPEIMDQLFIWVGNLTMLLGVIGALASRNIKLIVAYNIIPAIGFMLVGIGIFNHDGLSGSIYYLLQDMIIKAALFLLAGTIAAAAGTSDINKMGGMIRSHPVLGWMFFLAGLVLAGVPPFSGFIGKLLLVRGAFEKGETVTVVIMLLTSLLILLSIVRAFISIFWGEGEAKTKQTRHSTRRLLPAGFLMLFTVFLGVGAEAILPTVQLIADYLLHPQEYIDLVLKGGR; from the coding sequence ATGACTAATTTTGCTATTTTACCAATATTGATTCCATTCTTAGCTGGTATACTCCTGGCATTCATCCATAACCGGATTCTGCTCACAAGACGATTGGCAATGCTTCTTGCAATCGTCCATCTGATCACAATGGGATTGCTTCTTTACAGAGTCCTACTTGATGGCAGTATTGTTCTGGAAGCAGGAGATTGGATCGCTCCATACGGTATCATCCTTGTACTGGATCCTTTGAGTACTTTACTTGTTCTGACCACTTCCATCATTCTTCTAGCTGTCGTCTGGTATGCACCAGCGTCCGTTTCGGAGGAACAGGAAGGCTTCTATTTTTATACCTTTGTATTTTTACTTGTAACGGGGGTATCAGGTGCTTTTGTAACAGGGGATTTGTTCAACCTGTTCGTATTCTTTGAAGTCCTGCTGATGGCATCTTATGCCTTGATTACACATGGAGGAAAGAAAGTACAGCTGCGTGAATCTATCAAGTACGTCCTGATCAATTTGTTTTCTTCCATGTTATTTGTTACCGCTGTTTCCTACATATATGCTGTGCTGGGTACAGTGAATATGGCGCAGCTGGCTGAACGGGCAGCTGCCTCTGATCAGCCAGGCATAATCACGACGGTTGCCATACTGCTGTTCTTTGTCTTTGCGACCAAGGGTGCTGCATTTCCGCTCTATTACTGGATGCCGCACTCCTACATCGTTCCAAACCCAGTCGTGTCAGCTTTATTTGGAGCACTTTTAACGAAGGTCGGTGTGTATTCCCTCATCCGTACATTTACGCTCATCTTCCATCAGCAGCCTGAAATAATGGATCAGCTGTTCATATGGGTCGGAAATCTGACTATGCTGCTCGGCGTAATTGGGGCCTTGGCATCCCGTAATATCAAATTGATTGTTGCTTATAATATCATTCCTGCTATCGGGTTCATGCTGGTTGGAATCGGGATTTTCAATCATGATGGTCTGAGCGGAAGCATCTATTATTTGCTGCAGGATATGATTATAAAGGCAGCGCTATTCCTGCTGGCTGGTACGATTGCAGCAGCCGCCGGCACCTCGGACATCAATAAAATGGGCGGAATGATCCGTTCACACCCTGTCCTTGGCTGGATGTTCTTCCTTGCCGGTCTTGTACTCGCAGGTGTTCCGCCATTCAGCGGGTTCATCGGAAAGCTGCTTTTGGTAAGAGGTGCCTTCGAAAAAGGCGAAACAGTTACTGTTGTCATTATGCTTCTCACGAGCTTACTTATATTGCTTTCGATCGTTAGAGCTTTTATCTCCATTTTCTGGGGGGAAGGCGAAGCAAAAACAAAACAAACACGTCACAGTACACGTCGGCTATTGCCAGCTGGATTTTTGATGCTATTCACTGTATTCCTAGGTGTTGGAGCAGAAGCAATTCTGCCGACCGTTCAGCTGATTGCCGACTATCTGCTTCATCCACAGGAATATATCGATCTCGTATTGAAGGGGGGACGTTAG